A single genomic interval of Prunus dulcis chromosome 5, ALMONDv2, whole genome shotgun sequence harbors:
- the LOC117627552 gene encoding CCR4-NOT transcription complex subunit 3 isoform X4, with product MERFKICEKETKTKAFSKEGLGQQPKTDPREKAKSETRDWINNVVGELESQIDSFEAEIEGLSFRKGKGRPPRLTHLETSITRHKAHIMKLELILRLLDNDELSPEQVNDVKDFLEDYVERNQEDFDEFSEVDELYNTLPLDKVESLEDLVTIVPPGLVKGAPVLGLKTSLAVSATPMPAAATSTTQQSTSVQEPVEDTVSQDSNVDNIPRTPPPKSSALASSPASTPVGGHASPLSVSVSSHNLPGPPSVSAVPGSIAVRGVTENAGASNSSSPVSLSASVKEEELASFPGRRPSPSLSDGGLVRGVGRGGLSAQSPSSNPLSSSNVAPSNSTLSAAPSVSDVTKRNILGADERIGSSSVVQPLVSPLSNRLILPQAAKASDGSIPVDSGNAGEAAAIPGRAFSPSMVSSMQWRPGSSFQNQNEAGLFRGRTEIAPDQREKFLQRLQQVQQGHSTILGMPPLAGGNHKQFSGQQQNPLLQQFNSQNSSVSSQAGLGVGVQAPGLGTVAPTTLQQQLNSIHQQSNQQALMSSGPKEADVGHPKVEDQQQQQNTPDDSTVDSTPVSGLVKNLINEDDLKASYAIDSLAGVSGSSTEPAQVPRDIDLSPGQPLQPNQPSGSLGVIGRRSVSDLGAIGDNLSGSTPNSGGTHDQLYNLQMLEAAYYKLPQPKDSERARSYTPRHPAITPPSYPQAQAPIVNNPAFWERLGLEPYGTDTLFFAFYYQQNTYQQYLAAKELKKQSWRYHRKYNTWFQRHEEPKVATDEYEQGTYVYFDFHIANDDLQHGWCQRIKTEFTFEYNYLEDELIV from the exons ATGGAAAGGTTTAAGATTTGTGAAAAGGagaccaaaacaaaagcattttCTAAAGAAGGCTTGGGCCAACAACCTAAAACC GATCCGAGGGAGAAGGCCAAGTCTGAGACAAGGGATTGGATAAACAATGTG GTTGGGGAGTTGGAATCTCAGATTGACAGCTTTGAAGCTGAGATTGAAGGCCTATCTTTCAGGAAAGGGAAGGGCAGACCACCCAGACTG ACCCATCTAGAGACATCTATTACTCGGCATAAGGCTCACATAATGAAGTTAGAACTGATCCTGAGGCTATTGGATAATGATGAACTGAGTCCTGAGCAGGTCAATGATGTCAAAGACTTCTTGGAAGACTATGTTGAACGCAATCAG gaggattttgatgaatttagTGAAGTTGATGAGCTTTACAACACCTTACCATTGGACAAAGTGGAGTCCCTTGAAGATCTGGTTACTATCGTCCCTCCTGGTCTTGTCAag GGTGCACCGGTGCTTGGCTTGAAGACTTCTTTGGCAGTATCCGCAACTCCAATGCCT gCCGCAGCTACTTCCACTACTCAGCAGAGTACTTCTGTACAAGAGCCAGTTGAAGATACAGTTTCCCAGGACAGTAATGTTGATAATATTCCTAGGACTCCACCTCCTAAAAGTAGTGCACTTGCTTCTTCTCCTGCATCAACACCAGTTGGGGGTCATGCAAGTCCTCTCTCTGTTAGTGTTTCATCTCACAATTTGCCTGGTCCGCCAAGTGTTTCAGCCGTTCCAGGTTCAATTGCTGTTCGTGGTGTCACAGAGAATGCAGGAGCTTCTAATTCTTCATCTCCTGTAAGTCTGTCTGCTTCTGTGAAGGAAGAAGAATTAGCAAGCTTCCCGGGCCGTAGACCATCGCCATCTCTTTCTGATGGTGGGCTTGTGAGGGGCGTTGGTAGAGGTGGCCTCTCTGCACAGAGTCCATCTAGTAACCCTCTTAGTTCTAGCAATGTAGCTCCTAGTAATAGTACCCTTAGTGCAGCTCCTTCGGTTTCTGATGtgacaaagagaaatatattgGGAGCTGATGAGAGAATTGGGAGTAGTAGCGTAGTGCAGCCTCTTGTTTCCCCTCTAAGTAACAGATTGATCTTGCCTCAAGCTGCCAAGGCTAGTGATGGAAGTATTCCAGTTGATTCTGGTAATGCTGGTGAGGCTGCTGCTATTCCTGGCAGAGCATTTTCTCCTTCTATGGTCTCCAGCATGCAATGGAGGCCTGGAAGTTCCTTCCAAAACCAGAACGAAGCG GGGTTGTTTCGTGGAAGAACTGAAATAGCACCTGATCAGAGGGAGAAATTTTTGCAGCGGCTCCAACAAGTGCAGCAAGGTCACAGTACCATTCTCGGCATGCCTCCTCTTGCTGGTGGAAATCATAAGCAATTTTCTGGACAGCAGCAAAATCCACTCTTACAacag TTTAATTCTCAGAACTCATCTGTATCTTCTCAAGCTGGCCTCGGAGTAGGGGTACAAGCCCCAGGTCTTGGTACTGTTGCACCTACCACCTTACAGCAGCAGCTAAATTCTATCCATCAACAGTCTAACCAACAGGCATTGATGTCGAGTGGACCAAAAGAAGCTG ATGTTGGTCATCCAAAAGTTGAGGaccagcagcaacaacaaaatacaCCTGATGATTCAACTGTGGACTCTACGCCGGTTTCTGGGCTTGTAAAGAATCTAATTAATGAGGATGATTTGAAAGCCTCATATGCAATTGATTCTCTG GCTGGAGTTTCTGGCTCTTCGACAGAGCCTGCTCAAGTACCACGAGATATCGATCTCTCTCCTGGGCAACCTTTACAGCCCAATCAACCTTCTGGTAGTCTTGGTGTTATTGGCCGAAGAAGTGTTTCTGACCTTGGTGCAATTGGTGATAACCTTTCTGGATCAACTCCTAATTCTGGGGGAACGCACGATCAGTTGTATAATTTGCAGATGCTTGAGGCTGCTTATTACAAACTTCCACAACCCAAAGACTCGGAACGTGCAAGGAGCTACACTCCA AGGCACCCTGCAATAACTCCTCCTAGCTACCCCCAAGCACAAGCACCTATTGTTAACAATCCTGCCTTCTGGGAACGTTTGGGTCTTGAACCGTACGGCACTGATACCCTGTTCTTTGCATTTTACTATCAGCAG AACACTTATCAGCAATATTTGGCAGCCAAAGAGTTGAAGAAGCAATCTTGGAGATACCACAGGAAATATAACACTTGGTTTCAACGACACGAGGAGCCAAAAGTTGCCACTGATGAATATGAACAGGGGACATATGTGTACTTTGACTTCCATATCGCAAATGATGATCTACAACATGGATG GTGTCAAAGGATCAAAACCGAGTTTACTTTTGAATATAACTATCTTGAAGATGAACTTATCGTTTAG